In Streptosporangiales bacterium, one genomic interval encodes:
- a CDS encoding 3-hydroxyacyl-CoA dehydrogenase yields MSSATLEFPDEVVTHAHVRYADLPHGAGTAALITLDNGLDHTKPSTFGVGGLRELGAALDEVEAHDDLAAVVVTGKPFILAVGADLKGLPQLATHEQALAIGRLGHDVFRRLGELSVPSFGLVNGAAMGGGLEVALHCTYRTISSAANGIALPECFLGLVPGWGGTQLLPNLVGPDAAVTVIIENALNQNRMLDGPKAFGLGIADVMFDGADFLERSLDWVAQVVTGAVTVERPEIDRGEAWDAALARGRAVADQKLHGAAPAPYAALELLELARTADRDTGFAAEDDALATLIMSDELRASLYTFDLTQRRAKRPAGAPDKSLARPVTKVGIVGAGLMASQLALLFVRRLEVPVVLTDIDQERVDKGVGYVHGEVDKLLGKGRIGSDKANRLKALVTGSLSKDAFADADFVIEAVFEEMKVKQQVFAECEAVVGETCVLATNTSGLSITEMTSGLRHPERVVGFHFFNPVAVLPLLEVVRGEATDDATLATAFAVGRQLKKSCVSVKDAPAFVVNRLLTRFLGEITAAVDEGTPLETADRSVAPLGLPMSPFVLLQLVGPAIALHVSEQLHEVYPDRFGVSENLRRLVEAGKSGVYVWEGATPKFDPEVAALFESGDSPSTEDEVRARALGALAEEARLMLNEGVVAEPQDVDLCMALGAGWPFHIGGITPYLDREGVSERVTGRRFLAPGVASLPA; encoded by the coding sequence ACGACGACCTGGCAGCGGTCGTCGTCACCGGCAAGCCGTTCATCCTCGCCGTCGGGGCCGACCTCAAGGGTCTCCCCCAGCTCGCGACGCACGAGCAGGCACTCGCCATCGGCCGGCTGGGACACGACGTGTTCCGGCGCCTCGGCGAGCTCTCCGTGCCGTCGTTCGGCCTGGTCAACGGTGCCGCGATGGGCGGCGGCCTCGAGGTCGCGCTGCACTGCACGTACCGCACGATCTCGTCCGCGGCGAACGGCATCGCGCTGCCCGAGTGCTTCCTCGGCCTCGTGCCCGGCTGGGGCGGCACCCAGCTGCTGCCGAACCTCGTCGGTCCCGACGCCGCGGTCACGGTCATCATCGAGAACGCGCTCAACCAGAACCGCATGCTCGACGGGCCGAAGGCGTTCGGGCTCGGCATCGCCGATGTGATGTTCGACGGCGCCGACTTCCTCGAGCGCAGCCTCGACTGGGTGGCGCAGGTCGTGACCGGCGCCGTGACAGTCGAACGTCCGGAGATCGACCGCGGCGAGGCGTGGGACGCCGCGCTCGCCCGCGGCCGCGCCGTCGCCGACCAGAAGCTGCATGGCGCGGCGCCGGCCCCGTACGCCGCACTGGAGCTGCTGGAGCTGGCCCGCACCGCCGACCGCGACACCGGCTTCGCGGCGGAGGACGACGCGCTCGCGACGCTCATCATGAGCGACGAGCTGCGCGCGAGCCTCTACACGTTCGACCTCACCCAGCGCCGCGCGAAGCGGCCGGCGGGAGCGCCGGACAAGAGCCTCGCCAGGCCGGTCACCAAGGTCGGCATCGTCGGTGCCGGACTGATGGCGAGTCAGCTCGCGCTGCTGTTCGTGCGCCGCCTCGAGGTGCCCGTCGTCCTGACCGACATCGACCAGGAGCGCGTCGACAAGGGCGTTGGCTACGTCCACGGCGAGGTCGACAAGCTGCTCGGCAAGGGCCGCATCGGGTCCGACAAGGCCAACCGGCTCAAGGCGCTGGTCACCGGCTCGCTGTCGAAGGATGCCTTCGCCGACGCCGACTTCGTCATCGAGGCCGTCTTCGAGGAGATGAAGGTCAAGCAGCAGGTCTTCGCCGAGTGCGAGGCCGTGGTGGGCGAGACCTGCGTGCTCGCGACGAACACGTCAGGGCTGTCGATCACCGAGATGACGAGCGGACTGCGGCACCCGGAACGCGTCGTCGGCTTCCACTTCTTCAACCCGGTCGCTGTGCTCCCGCTGCTCGAGGTCGTCCGCGGCGAGGCCACCGACGACGCCACGCTCGCCACCGCGTTCGCCGTCGGCAGGCAGCTGAAGAAGTCGTGCGTCTCGGTGAAGGACGCGCCCGCGTTCGTCGTCAACCGGCTGCTCACCAGGTTCCTCGGCGAGATCACCGCAGCCGTCGACGAGGGCACGCCGCTGGAGACCGCCGACCGGTCCGTCGCGCCACTCGGACTGCCCATGTCCCCGTTCGTGCTGCTGCAACTGGTCGGACCCGCGATCGCGCTGCACGTGTCCGAACAGCTGCACGAGGTATACCCGGACCGGTTCGGCGTGTCAGAGAACCTCCGCCGGCTCGTCGAGGCCGGCAAGTCGGGGGTCTACGTGTGGGAGGGCGCGACCCCGAAGTTCGACCCGGAGGTGGCCGCCCTTTTCGAGTCCGGCGACTCGCCGTCCACCGAGGACGAGGTACGCGCCCGCGCACTCGGCGCCCTCGCCGAGGAGGCCAGGCTGATGCTCAACGAGGGCGTCGTCGCCGAGCCGCAGGACGTCGACCTGTGTATGGCCCTGGGTGCCGGCTGGCCGTTCCACATCGGCGGCATCACGCCGTACCTCGACCGCGAAGGCGTCAGCGAACGCGTGACCGGCCGCCGCTTCCTCGCCCCGGGGGTGGCGAGCCTCCCGGCGTGA